One window from the genome of Nicotiana tomentosiformis chromosome 5, ASM39032v3, whole genome shotgun sequence encodes:
- the LOC138892366 gene encoding uncharacterized mitochondrial protein AtMg00810-like: MEDINATKRMLASKFDMKDLGVIDVILGIRIHKTPQGLALSQSHYIEKVLDKFKYLDVKIAETPIDVSYVLQKNEGESESQLDYARVLGSLMYIMNCTRPDIACAISKPSQFTSNPN; encoded by the coding sequence atggaagatataaatgctactaagcgcatgttggctagcaaattcgacatgaaagaTTTAGGAGTtattgatgtgatcttaggaatcagaattcacaaaactccacaaggtctagcattatcccagtctcactacattgaaaaagtacttgacaagttcaagtatttggatgtCAAGATTGCcgagactccaattgacgtgagttatgtacttcaaaagaatgaaggtgaaagtgaatcacaactggactatgcaagagtattgggaagtttgatgtatatcatgaattgtacgcgaccagatatagcatgtgctattagcaaaCCGAGTCAGTTTACAAGCAATCCCAATtaa